The following proteins are encoded in a genomic region of Gossypium hirsutum isolate 1008001.06 chromosome D05, Gossypium_hirsutum_v2.1, whole genome shotgun sequence:
- the LOC121217460 gene encoding UDP-N-acetylglucosamine transporter UGNT1 — translation MLAVTLNLLFPRSISRTESEFENSAMTSIKQEGLPLTDPSKIELRRETAVVLPGKRRGAHAALGYMCSAVLLVLFNKAALSSYSFPYVNVITLFQMLSSCAFLYAMKRWKIISFSEGEPQSVTSNPITLIPLRTLVHTLPLAVSYLLYMLITMESVRGINVPMYTTLRRTTVAFTMIVEYLLTGRKHSSYVVGSVGIIILGAFVAGARDLSFDAYSYSIVFMANICSAVYLASIAHIGKSSGLNSFGLMWCNGIICAPILLFWTSFKGDLEALMSFPYLYSSGFQVVMLLSCIMAFLINYYVFLNTTLNSALTQTICGNLKDLFTIGLGWLLFGGLPFDLMNVLGQSLGFLGSCLYAYCKLKGK, via the exons ATGCTTGCTGTCACTCTGAATCTTCTCTTCCCGCGTTCCATTTCTCGAACAGAAAGCGAATTCGAAAATTCGGCCATGACTTCCATTAAGCAAGAAGGTTTGCCACTAACTGATCCCTCCAAAATTGAACTCCGACGTGAAACCGCCGTTGTCTTGCCCGGGAAAAGAAGAGGAGCGCACGCCGCCCTTGGCTACATGTGCAGTGCAG TTCTCTTGGTTCTGTTCAACAAAGCAGCCCTTTCTTCTTACAGCTTTCCATATGTAAATGTGATCACACTTTTCCAG ATGCTATCTTCTTGTGCATTTCTCTATGCCATGAAACGCTGGAAGATCATCTCTTTCTCAGAGGGGGAGCCACAGAGTGTTACAAGCAACCCAATCACCTTAATACCATTGAGGACACTAGTTCATACCCTCCCTCTGGCAGTTTCATACTTGCTATACATG TTAATCACCATGGAATCCGTTCGTGGCATAAATGTTCCTATGTACACCACTTTAAGGCGGACTACTGTGGCTTTTACCATGATTGTGGAGTATCTTTTGACAGGACGGAAACACTCATCATATGTCGTTGGCAG TGTAGGGATAATTATACTTGGTGCATTTGTTGCTGGAGCTCGCGACTTGTCATTTGATGCCTATAGCTATTCCATTGTTTTTATGGCAAACATCTGCTCAGCAGTATATCTTGCTTCCATCGCTCATATTG GTAAATCCAGTGGCCTCAATAGCTTTGGCCTTATGTGGTGCAATg GAATAATTTGTGCGCCAATCTTGTTATTTTGGACATCATTCAAAGGTGACCTTGAAGCGTTGATGAGCTTCCCTTATTTATATTCTAGTGGGTTTCAG GTTGTGATGCTTCTCTCTTGTATCATGGCTTTcctaataaattattatgtattcTTGAATACAACACTCAATTCAGCTTTGACACAGACAATATGTGGCAATTTGAAG GATCTTTTCACTATTGGATTGGGATGGCTACTGTTTGGTGGGCTTCCATTTGATTTG ATGAATGTACTTGGCCAATCTCTTGGGTTTTTGGGATCATGTTTGTACGCCTACTGTAAACTCAAAGGAAAATAG
- the LOC107942688 gene encoding receptor-like serine/threonine-protein kinase At3g01300 — MADNNCDCWTFLKRGVCNSSSSTTHSANTIPRTSLVYDAATETRCLNASNRELFPPNEARLSSDNLDPPTSTKTKSPRQLLQFTFQELKSATGNFRPDSILGEGGFGYVFKGWIEENGTAPAKPGSGITVAVKSLKLDGLQGHREWVVEVAFLGQLHHPNLVKLIGYCIEEDHRLLVYEFMTRGSLENHLFRRTIPLPWSNRIKITLGAAKGLAFLHGGPEPVIYRDFKTSNILLDSEYNAKLSDFGLAKAGPQGDKTHVSTRVVGTYGYAAPEYVMTGHLTSKSDVYSFGVVLLEILTGRRSMDKKRPSGEQNLVTWARPYLADKRKLYQLVDPRLELNYSLKGVLKVSQLAYSCLHRDPKARPTMDEVVKVLSQLQDLNDLAILSHHSRLSQQGRRKKKPEGSKSTKDSPLNIGKHRKDEIKLQLCK; from the exons ATGGCTGACAACAACTGTGACTGTTGGACTTTCTTGAAACGTGGCGTTTGCAACTCCTCTTCTTCTACCACTCACTCTGCTAACACAATTCCCCGCACTAGTCTGGTTTATGATGCTG CTACTGAGACAAGATGTCTAAATGCTAGTAATAGAGAGTTGTTCCCTCCAAATGAAGCTCGTCTTTCATCTGATAATCTCGATCCACCAACATCCACAAAAACCAAATCACCACGACAGCTTCTTCAATTTACTTTTCAAGAGCTAAAATCTGCAACAGGGAACTTTAGACCTGACAGCATACTTGGTGAAggtggttttgggtatgtcttcAAAGGGTGGATAGAGGAAAATGGAACAGCACCGGCCAAACCAGGTTCAGGGATCACTGTTGCTGTCAAGAGTTTGAAACTGGATGGTCTTCAAGGCCACAGAGAATGGGTG GTTGAGGTTGCCTTCCTTGGACAACTTCATCATCCTAACCTTGTTAAACTCATTGGTTACTGCATTGAAGAGGATCACCGGTTGCTTGTCTATGAATTTATGACCCGAGGAAGTCTTGAAAACCATCTGTTTAGAA GGACAATACCTCTTCCCTGGTCAAATAGGATTAAGATCACACTTGGCGCAGCAAAAGGATTGGCTTTTCTTCATGGCGGTCCAGAACCAGTCATTTATAGAGATTTTAAAACATCCAACATTTTACTTGATTcg GAATATAATGCAAAGCTTTCAGATTTTGGTCTAGCAAAAGCTGGTCCTCAAGGAGACAAAACACATGTTTCTACTAGAGTTGTCGGAACCTATGGCTATGCTGCACCAGAGTATGTTATGACAG GACACTTGACATCTAAAAGTGACGTTTACAGCTTCGGTGTTGTCTTACTCGAGATTTTGACCGGCCGAAGATCGATGGACAAGAAGCGTCCTAGTGGCGAGCAGAATCTAGTTACATGGGCTCGGCCGTATTTAGCTGACAAGAGAAAACTTTACCAACTGGTGGATCCCCGGTTAGAGCTAAATTATTCTCTTAAAGGGGTACTTAAAGTTTCTCAATTAGCTTACAGTTGCCTCCATAGGGACCCTAAAGCCCGTCCTACAATGGATGAAGTAGTGAAAGTCCTCTCTCAATTGCAAGACCTTAATGATCTCGCCATATTATCGCATCATTCTCGTCTATCTCAACAAGGGAGACGTAAAAAGAAACCAGAGGGATCCAAAAGCACCAAAGATTCCCCTTTGAATATTGGCAAACATAGGAAAGATGAAATCAAACTTCAATTATGTAAGTAG